A genomic window from Nicotiana sylvestris chromosome 11, ASM39365v2, whole genome shotgun sequence includes:
- the LOC104236360 gene encoding uncharacterized protein isoform X1, with amino-acid sequence MDNQRTTLLNWAYFYQGKSMDELRQTLLLTTLELENTRLKAQEELKMRDDEIIQLKDLLNRAINDKNEAQEKCQTLVLEKLLLQQQQHQQLLQQQFQQTGPILSGVSSIEDEPRNNGFSSSDCDESIVSSPILDSTQQPHLAPQEKEPEFPIIIDKPLPENGKFLQAVMKAGPLLQTLLVAGPLPQWRHPPPPMDSYEIPPPPVVIPSQDPIFNAFNNCGRLNKKRGGGLFDDSDSSIGTKYLRVVL; translated from the exons ATGGATAACCAAAGAACAACACTTCTTAATTGGGCTTACTTCTACCAAGGCAAG AGCATGGATGAGCTGAGGCAAACACTGTTGCTGACAACATTGGAGCTGGAGAACACAAGGTTGAAAGCTCAAGAGGAGCTAAAAATGAGAGATGATGAGATAATCCAACTAAAAGATCTACTAAACAGAGCCATTAATGACAAAAATGAAGCTCAAGAAAAATGCCAAACATTGGTATTAGAGAAACTCTTACTCCAACAACAACAGCACCAGCAGCTGCTACAGCAACAGTTTCAACAAACAGGTCCAATATTATCTGGAGTTTCAAGCATTGAAGATGAACCAAGAAACAATGGCTTCTCTTCTTCAGATTGTGATGAAAGCATTGTTTCTTCTCCAATTCTAGACTCCACTCAACAACCCCATTTAGCACCACAAGAAAAAGAACCAGAATTTCCCATAATTATAGACAAACCATTGCCTGAAAATGGGAAGTTTTTACAAGCAGTAATGAAAGCAGGGCCACTACTTCAAACTCTTCTTGTTGCTGGTCCTCTTCCTCAATGGCGTCACCCTCCACCACCTATGGATTCCTACGAGATTCCACCACCCCCTGTTGTTATTCCATCTCAAGATCCAATTTTCAATGCTTTTAACAACTGTGGTAGACTGAACAAGAAAAGGGGTGGTGGTCTTTTTGATGATTCTGATTCTTCTATTGGAACTAAGTATCTAAGGGTTGTGCTTTGA
- the LOC104236360 gene encoding uncharacterized protein isoform X2 — translation MDELRQTLLLTTLELENTRLKAQEELKMRDDEIIQLKDLLNRAINDKNEAQEKCQTLVLEKLLLQQQQHQQLLQQQFQQTGPILSGVSSIEDEPRNNGFSSSDCDESIVSSPILDSTQQPHLAPQEKEPEFPIIIDKPLPENGKFLQAVMKAGPLLQTLLVAGPLPQWRHPPPPMDSYEIPPPPVVIPSQDPIFNAFNNCGRLNKKRGGGLFDDSDSSIGTKYLRVVL, via the coding sequence ATGGATGAGCTGAGGCAAACACTGTTGCTGACAACATTGGAGCTGGAGAACACAAGGTTGAAAGCTCAAGAGGAGCTAAAAATGAGAGATGATGAGATAATCCAACTAAAAGATCTACTAAACAGAGCCATTAATGACAAAAATGAAGCTCAAGAAAAATGCCAAACATTGGTATTAGAGAAACTCTTACTCCAACAACAACAGCACCAGCAGCTGCTACAGCAACAGTTTCAACAAACAGGTCCAATATTATCTGGAGTTTCAAGCATTGAAGATGAACCAAGAAACAATGGCTTCTCTTCTTCAGATTGTGATGAAAGCATTGTTTCTTCTCCAATTCTAGACTCCACTCAACAACCCCATTTAGCACCACAAGAAAAAGAACCAGAATTTCCCATAATTATAGACAAACCATTGCCTGAAAATGGGAAGTTTTTACAAGCAGTAATGAAAGCAGGGCCACTACTTCAAACTCTTCTTGTTGCTGGTCCTCTTCCTCAATGGCGTCACCCTCCACCACCTATGGATTCCTACGAGATTCCACCACCCCCTGTTGTTATTCCATCTCAAGATCCAATTTTCAATGCTTTTAACAACTGTGGTAGACTGAACAAGAAAAGGGGTGGTGGTCTTTTTGATGATTCTGATTCTTCTATTGGAACTAAGTATCTAAGGGTTGTGCTTTGA